The Peromyscus maniculatus bairdii isolate BWxNUB_F1_BW_parent chromosome 3, HU_Pman_BW_mat_3.1, whole genome shotgun sequence genome segment CAGAAACTCCTGTTTAGCAAAATTCAAGCATATATCTCCCTATCACATGTTATGTGCCCTTCTTTCCTTGAGTATCTTCTATATGTTCATTAGCAGTCACCTCTTAGTATCCATTATTGCCACACCCAATTTGACCTtgaataattttatgtatgttacTCAATCCTGCTCTATTCTACCCATGAGTTACCTCATGCAAAGCACATTTTCCACACTGCTGGCCCTCAGGGAAACCTTTCTTATTAGTCTTACGGTCCTCTCGACTTGCTACATGATGACCCTCCTGTGCAGGCACAAGAAGAAGTCCCAGCATCTTCACAGCACCAGCCTTTCTCCAAAAGCATCTCCAGAAGAAAGGGCCACCCAGACCATCCTGATGCTCATGAGCTTCTTTGTGCTGATGTCCATCCTGGACAGCATTTTCTCTTGCTCAAGAACTATGTTCCTGAATGATCCAACATCTTACTATATCCAGCTCTTTGTGGTCCATATCTATGCCACCATCAGTCCTTTTGTATTTATGAGCACTGAAAAACATATAGGTAACTTGTTGAGGTCTATGTGTAAGAGGGTGATAAATGTTTGAACAGTCATTGAGGGCAAATTCCTTTAAGAAGGGCCAATGTGCTGGCATTAGAACTGTCAATCATGGCATAGTGTCTATGTGCTTTGGTTTACATGAAAATATGAAGTTGTGTTTTttctcttaatattatttattttaacccTTGTGGTATCAAACATGTAACAGAAAATTAAACCATATGTTATTTGAGatatggtaatatatatatatatatatatatatatatatatatatatatgatccaCATGACATTTAACTCATTGTAATACAAATCAATTTTTATATACATAACAGTGAGTCTTTAAGGGAGTCCTGTGAGGTGTCTCTCACACACCATGGCCCAGGATAGCCCACACCACTTTTAAGTATATGACCTCTTCTAActattttcaatatttcaatTTCCTCTGTCATATCCAGTTTTACAAATTAAATACGAAGTCATTTCTCATCATAAATAGTCATGTaatccaaaagaaaatgaattacaaaTGTAACTTTCAAAACCGAACTATGTGCAAAGAACCACATAGTGACTTGTCCAGCGATGCTAACACTTGTAGGATTTCAAATTCTCAGACATGGAAACAACTGTCTAGAATTATCAGAACATATGACAAAACACAGCCTTTGCATGGTGTGGGATACTGTTCAAGTGCAAGGCCATTCCAACACAGGGTGCTCTGATTTGGGCCCTGAAAAACAAGAAATAGCCACACATACTGGTCAGCTTACTGGAGGTTCAAGACCCCACGCCACATCTCCTGTGAAACCCAATCTCCTCCCTCCCGCCTGCACTTTAAGTGGCTTGTGGTAAATTCTGCTGCTTGGGCAAACATTTCTGCTTATGAGGCAGTTTATCAAACTGTATTATGGAAGCTTAATAAGCCAATCAAATATGTGTCACTGTAGATTGCCATGCAGGGAGACACAGGAACACAGGGAGCAGAAAAGGCTTTGTTTAAATTAACTTGGGGCTCAGCTTTGGACCACTGTCCCATCTCCATAGAATAAATTCTTCCTGGCTTCAGCTTGGTATCTCAGCCCTTGGTTGTTTTCTGCAACAGTGGAGCACAGACAAACCATGATGTTGCTGTGCAAGATAAGATAACACAGTGAGAGAGAAACAAGTATTATGTGGATTGCCTGAGAGAGGGTGGAACACAGTAGTGAGACTCTGAGAGACAAAATACAGTGAATGTTGTTTTGGAGGTTCATAGAAAGGGTACAAATAGAGAtttggggggggtgttttgttttttgtttttctttttttctgggtttttgttttttcttgattgACAGAAATTCAATTAAGGGGTAAACAAATGCACATATGTGCAATGATGGGACAGAATGTTGTGTATGTGCTCACTAGCATTCATTGTTATGTTTTGTGTGCTTCCTCATAATAAAAGATATATTATCTTCATGCAGATAACACAACATTCTCTCTAGTGCCCGTGAGGTTCAGTGGATATAGGATTCACTGCAGAACAAGGTCCTGAGTACAGATATCCAGTATTCACATAACACCAGACAACAGGGCATGGGGCATCTTCCATCCCGGAGTTCTTATGGCTGGAAAGGAGGGGATTCCCAGACTCTCCACTGCAGCTAGCCTGGCCCACACCATGGAGATGACAAGAGACCCAGCCTTAGACCAAGTGGAAAGTTCGACCAGCATAACAGGTGGAACTCTGACTTCTATATACCATGCAACACagatgtctacacacacacacacacacacacacacacacacacacacacacacacaaaaaaaaaaaaaaaaaaaagttaaaaagtgaagaaaatctGAATACATCAGAATGtaatttttcaataataaaaccTTTTGACAAACGTGTCTCGAACATTCATttgaagtcagttctctgctgGTCTGAATCTTGCTCTCAGTCTCTCCTGGGAAAGTGAAACCCTTGCTGGAGATCCTGCCAGTGTCAAGTGCTGCCCAGCTCTGGCACTCAGCCCTATAGGCAGCTCCAGTGTTGAGAGCTCCTGGATGAAATTTCCTGTGAATGCAAAACTGCAAGTGTAAAGAGCAGGTCAGACACGAAAATCTTCGATATTAACCAATGCCGTAAACCCATGGGCTTGAAATATGCTTTTACTTTAAACATGAAATCAAATACCAAATTCTGTCacatgtgtgttttaaataaatgtctgttgttcaaatcttagatggtcttttaataaaaatcctggtaccagatattggggtgaaacctggaatatcagagaaacagagcaagccacagccaacctcacctcaccagctcctcagcccatccggtttccatgaatcctcagactgaaagcctctgagtcctcacctgaaagggcctcagctgaactgctgtagttcctgtttcctcatgccttatatacctttctctgccctgctgtcacttcttgggattaaaagcgGGTATGGTtccaagtactgtgattaaaggcgtgtgccacctctgcctggctctgtttcctgtgtggccttgaacccacagagatccatttggatctgtgcctcctgagtgataggactaagggtgtgtgccaccactgtctggcctctatgtcaaATCTAGTAGCTGGGTCTGTCCTCtcatcctcaggcaagctttattagggtacacaatatatcaccacatttccccttttttgtcaaaaataataaaagtttttaaCTAATGTaggaaaactatatataataagtacaataactatataaaatacatacaatcgccggggggtggtggtggcgcacgcctttaatcccagcactcgggaggcagagccaggcggatctctgtgagtttgaggccagcctgggctaccaagtgagctccaggaaaggcgcaaagctatgcagagaaaccctgtctcaaaaaaccaaaaaaaaaaaaaatacatacaatcaaaagttacattaacaatgtacagtccataaacatttgacaaattctaagaaaatactccattatctatcctatttttgtgagtccaaagtgttgtacctaattcatgtTTTATCCTAACTTGCTTTACCAACCAAAAACAtcttttgatttctttcaatcttatacactttacacctcttcagtgagttacaaggaaaactgtaactatctaatctttaattccctcagagacctgagaataaaataatattacctaagtaagcaggaagtgcaataaaatgacttataaaaattgtgagaaatgaaagaaacaactggctgcctagacagtcacccagggttcctctgcaatgttggagcatctgTCTTTAGCCTACAGACTTAGCATatatgacagactcatttgtgaagcaggattttctaaagagccttcttACCTTGTCTTCAgaaagttcagcagtcctttcttttgtgtcctgcttgtttaTTTGGACAACATagtgtcagcagtcgaggcaaggaaACTTTCTTGCCCACTGGGTAATTTACCAAAAAGAAAgtatactccatatggagtttctttgatgcccatcatctcccctgaagtagattggttctgccaggagcagataagTCTCATAGACATAAagaagaatctatgttattaaaacatcttaaatgccatattctgtagatctctgaagtgtttgaagatgacctgtttatctaaaatatatttctgtttgaccttgaaaacaaacCTAATATAACTACACTTtggattgtaataggtgactaaatactaacttgcatttctttatatcctaattagttggtaagaataactttcaaggattagcaatttCCATTACATTTGTAAATGAGCTGTATATGTACAATACATTGAACAAGATTGGAAATAtgtgtacagtattttctaacaaaactaatctcaaatttgtatcaatatacaaaattgtatacaatatacaaaaatccaatgcaatgtaaaatattaaaactagtaGTCGCTTTCTAAatgtagactcaataatctaccttatcttatcatatccatattctcttttttcttttcagagtagattcaataatctaccctttagccatcatttctatatctctttttcaaagtagattcaataatctacctcttaccTATATcctcttttgtctctttctttttctttttaacaaaaatcctaaatctaatcttcttttttagcttttttttcctgacaattatcagttaacaacttgtaaccaaccatcctaaacaatgacaatcaTCCATAACACACTGAATGACTaaaaaccacccactccacctcttgggaatgtgggcatcatgttcttaaaattacttcttctGTCTATGGGTACAGTACctttagaggatcctgaaaagaaaaattttaggttaattgtcaggtcccgggagaggtagctgtatcatttgctgTCCAggctctgcataatgggaaaatgaagagcttgtctcaagtccttgtttcagtagtctgtgaggctggatcatcttaactagccatcttgaaattgtcctgagcagtttgtagtccaaagctgatctttgaaTGATGTgtgtcagcttaatggcattatcaCAGTCTgtgtggaattgtcattgtgggatcCCATCATCATTTTGGTGACTACAGAGATCAAATTAGGTCAGATTATtacttttcttggtaatttttccCATGTAGTTCTCACTTTTTCTTTGGATGCTTGTTtgttaaaatgtctttaaattcttaaagatggttgtttttattttcctgaaagacaaaaacaaaacccttccacAACCCTGAATTTTGGgaggtttccttttggcaagttttATCTGATCAAATGACAAGCATTTGTTAgttgtataagttaatttaaattgtatggTCACATTGGTTGATAAGCTATCACCTCTTCTAACTAAAGGGTCTTTCTTGCTCAAATTGAGCCTTTATCAATTTTGCCAGTATctgtagcttttcttctcctgtggaaacaaaaacaaaacctcttccccaatgtaaaacatatcctggtttccattctgaggtcagcacatctttaaagttaGCATTGGCCAGAACACTCATGCCTCCTCGGATCTGCAAAGGGTATTGGGAAGTGTAGTTTTTATGCTCAGTCAAAAGCCAGAGAGCAGCTCTATCATCTCAGAACTTATATTTCCCACCACATGTGATAACAGCCACATGTTTTCTGTCACATATATTTTTTACAGTGTCTACTATGGACCAGGCACACAGATTCCTGCAGGGGGTCCTCTGGTGAGGATACACAAAGTCAGAACTCCCCAGGATTACTTAGGAAGCACTCTGGCTACAAAGCACCTACTATCTACTATTTCCTAATCCCACCTTAATCTGGCCATTAACAAGTACTAATGGCTGCACTCTAGGACTTCTCTGAAAGCTTCTATGAAACCCAGCATCTGTGAATGACATATTGCTCTCcacagaattttatttaatccaGAGGTGTTAGAGATCAGACGTTAGTATACTGTGCCATGCACCTTACTTAATCCTCGGTGTTAATTGGAATGGACTGCTTTTCATGTATTAACATCAGGGAGCAAGTTGAGAGATGACTCACTGGTTAAAATGATTATTATGCATGCATGTAGTTCAGAGGACAGATCTTC includes the following:
- the LOC102902895 gene encoding vomeronasal type-1 receptor 94-like — translated: MNKNHEHHTNSHLRNTFFSEIGIGISANSILLLFHILKFTSGHRPKPTDLPIGLLALIHLMMLLVMAFIAKDFFISRSGWDDITCKFLVYLYRIFRGLALCTTSLLSVLQAIILSPRNSCLAKFKHISPYHMLCALLSLSIFYMFISSHLLVSIIATPNLTLNNFMYVTQSCSILPMSYLMQSTFSTLLALRETFLISLTVLSTCYMMTLLCRHKKKSQHLHSTSLSPKASPEERATQTILMLMSFFVLMSILDSIFSCSRTMFLNDPTSYYIQLFVVHIYATISPFVFMSTEKHIGNLLRSMCKRVINV